Proteins from a single region of Parasedimentitalea psychrophila:
- a CDS encoding nucleoside triphosphate pyrophosphohydrolase family protein, with translation MLSKLLPIILLIIGTGGGIGAGIMLAPTPETQDLAAGEAHQTPPAAEEAHPEGEKPEYIYIKLNSQFVVPVVERDKLSALVVVSLSLEAVEGMSDRIYALEPKLRDVLLQVLFDHANMGGFRGAFTRSDVMMPLRTALREAAQREIGPDIVDVLIMGISRQDV, from the coding sequence ATGTTATCGAAACTACTGCCCATCATCCTGCTTATCATCGGCACAGGCGGCGGCATCGGCGCTGGCATAATGTTAGCACCGACACCGGAAACCCAAGACCTGGCGGCAGGCGAAGCCCATCAAACGCCGCCTGCGGCGGAAGAGGCTCATCCGGAAGGAGAAAAGCCGGAATACATCTATATCAAACTAAATAGCCAGTTTGTGGTGCCTGTGGTTGAGCGCGACAAGTTGTCAGCCCTGGTGGTTGTGTCACTCAGCCTAGAGGCCGTCGAAGGCATGAGCGATCGTATTTATGCCTTGGAGCCAAAGCTGAGGGACGTCCTTTTGCAGGTTCTGTTTGACCACGCCAACATGGGAGGGTTTCGCGGCGCTTTTACCCGTTCAGACGTCATGATGCCGCTGCGAACAGCCCTGCGGGAGGCCGCACAAAGGGAGATTGGCCCCGACATTGTAGACGTGTTGATCATGGGTATTTCCCGACAGGACGTCTGA
- the fliE gene encoding flagellar hook-basal body complex protein FliE, translated as MDIRSLSAASGYAAARPATKIDPEQSGSDAGALLKKSFQDFTATLQQSEQTSIGAMTGDADPHALVQALAQTELAVETAVTVRNKVVEAYQEILRMPV; from the coding sequence ATGGATATTCGCAGTCTTTCCGCCGCCAGTGGCTATGCCGCAGCACGCCCAGCGACCAAAATTGACCCCGAGCAATCAGGCAGTGATGCCGGCGCACTTCTGAAAAAGAGTTTTCAGGACTTCACCGCAACGCTACAGCAAAGTGAGCAAACTTCGATTGGAGCGATGACCGGTGATGCTGATCCGCATGCGCTTGTCCAGGCGCTGGCGCAGACCGAGCTGGCGGTTGAAACAGCCGTGACCGTTCGCAACAAGGTGGTCGAGGCCTATCAAGAAATCCTACGGATGCCGGTCTAA
- the flgG gene encoding flagellar basal-body rod protein FlgG: MRALKIAATGMSAQQMRVETIANNLANMNTTAYNPRRAEFADLHYQQISRAGTVNSSDGTVLPTGVQVGLGVRPAAISVYLSQGALTQTGNDLDVAIDGKGYLEVTLASGESAFTRDGSLKRSAEGLIVTSDGLAVSPDITIPTDARSISINGEGEVYAYFEETAEGQLLGQLTLAGFANPKGLEARGSNLFTETEASGAPVVSTPGEDGLGSLRQGYIEASSVDAVREVTELIEAQRGYEMNAKVISAVDQMMGATTQVR; this comes from the coding sequence ATGCGTGCCCTAAAGATTGCTGCCACCGGAATGAGCGCCCAACAGATGCGCGTCGAAACCATTGCCAACAACCTCGCCAATATGAACACTACGGCCTACAATCCGCGGCGTGCGGAGTTTGCAGATCTGCACTATCAGCAGATCTCCCGGGCCGGCACCGTCAATTCGTCTGACGGCACTGTACTGCCTACCGGTGTTCAAGTTGGTTTGGGTGTGCGGCCTGCCGCAATCTCTGTCTACCTGTCTCAGGGGGCGCTGACGCAGACCGGCAATGACCTGGACGTGGCGATTGATGGCAAAGGCTACCTGGAGGTGACACTGGCCTCTGGTGAGTCGGCCTTTACCCGGGACGGGTCTCTGAAACGATCCGCCGAAGGTTTGATCGTCACCTCTGACGGGCTGGCGGTTTCTCCTGATATCACCATCCCCACCGACGCGCGCAGCATTTCGATCAATGGTGAAGGCGAAGTCTATGCCTATTTTGAAGAAACCGCCGAAGGCCAGTTGCTCGGGCAACTAACCCTGGCGGGATTTGCCAACCCAAAGGGGCTTGAGGCCCGCGGTAGCAACCTGTTCACCGAGACCGAAGCATCCGGCGCGCCGGTGGTCTCGACACCGGGCGAAGATGGATTGGGGTCATTGCGCCAAGGTTACATCGAGGCCAGCTCGGTGGATGCGGTCCGTGAAGTCACCGAACTGATCGAAGCCCAGCGCGGCTATGAAATGAACGCCAAAGTCATCTCGGCTGTCGACCAGATGATGGGCGCCACCACACAGGTGCGCTGA
- the flgA gene encoding flagellar basal body P-ring formation chaperone FlgA, producing MKLVLTFLMVLMAQSSWADTLVPVRTIRAKQIIYAEDLAYKSVEIAGAFSDPVDVVGQEARVSLYAGRPIRPGDIGPPAIVERNDLIMLRFRRGSLLILTEGRSLGRGSEGDIIRAMNLASRTTISGRISADGSIEVR from the coding sequence ATGAAATTGGTCCTGACATTTCTGATGGTTCTGATGGCCCAATCCAGTTGGGCCGACACCCTGGTGCCAGTGCGCACGATCAGGGCCAAGCAAATCATCTACGCCGAGGATCTGGCTTACAAGTCAGTGGAGATTGCCGGTGCCTTTTCAGATCCGGTCGACGTGGTCGGTCAAGAGGCCCGAGTGTCGCTTTACGCCGGACGCCCCATCCGTCCCGGCGACATTGGCCCACCTGCAATCGTTGAGCGTAACGATTTGATCATGCTCAGATTTCGCCGTGGCAGCTTATTGATCTTAACCGAAGGCCGCTCTTTGGGGCGCGGTTCAGAAGGCGACATCATCCGGGCAATGAACCTGGCGTCGCGCACGACAATATCCGGGCGCATCAGCGCTGACGGCTCTATCGAGGTAAGATAA
- the flgH gene encoding flagellar basal body L-ring protein FlgH, protein MHKKLTLARMAVLGLVLLGACARLDHVGKAPSFSPANETPEHVAMLWQGLPTTTHPQRAVDNASLWSGARQSLLGDRRAVRKGDILTVVIEIDEKAEISNDTSRSRAGDESMGVSNLLGVPQRIDEYMPDGASMATAVDLNSSSSSSGKGSVKRNEKLTLRVAATIVDVLPNGVLAINGSQELRVNFEMRELLVTGYVRPEDISRQNEITYDKIASARVSYGGRGQITDVQQPRYGQQLLDVILPF, encoded by the coding sequence ATGCATAAAAAACTGACACTGGCCAGAATGGCGGTTTTGGGACTGGTTTTGCTGGGTGCCTGTGCCCGCCTGGACCATGTGGGCAAAGCGCCCAGCTTTTCTCCCGCCAATGAAACCCCCGAACATGTGGCCATGCTGTGGCAAGGCCTGCCAACAACCACTCACCCCCAACGCGCGGTCGACAATGCATCGCTATGGAGCGGTGCACGGCAATCCCTGCTGGGGGACCGCCGCGCCGTTCGCAAGGGCGATATCCTGACTGTGGTGATTGAAATCGACGAAAAAGCTGAAATTTCAAACGATACCTCGCGGTCCCGCGCGGGCGACGAATCGATGGGCGTTTCCAATCTTCTGGGCGTTCCTCAGCGTATAGACGAATATATGCCTGATGGGGCCAGCATGGCCACCGCCGTTGACCTGAACAGCAGCAGCAGTTCATCCGGTAAGGGCTCGGTCAAACGAAACGAAAAACTGACCCTGCGGGTCGCCGCAACTATTGTTGATGTTTTGCCAAACGGTGTTCTGGCGATCAATGGATCCCAAGAGCTGCGGGTCAACTTCGAAATGCGCGAGCTGTTGGTGACCGGTTATGTTCGCCCCGAAGACATCAGCCGCCAGAACGAAATCACCTATGATAAAATTGCTTCGGCCCGTGTTTCCTACGGCGGTCGTGGACAAATCACCGATGTGCAACAGCCGCGCTATGGCCAGCAGTTGCTTGACGTCATCCTGCCATTCTGA
- a CDS encoding flagellar hook-basal body complex protein, which translates to METTGYVTLSRQTGLMREMQVVANNIANSATTGYRQEGLIFSEFIQSTPGQSSISMSRANIRNTSAEQGALTQTNGTFDLAIEGDGYFKVETPMGERLTRAGAFSPNADGDLVTADGNRVLDAGGSPVFVPGDAETINIAPDGTISADGNPLGQIGLFMPTEPHTLVREDGVMFRVDGDVEETDQAKILQGFVEGSNVNAISQLARMIEIQRAYEMGQSFLETEDQRIRNAIKNLIK; encoded by the coding sequence ATGGAAACGACCGGTTATGTCACCCTCTCCCGCCAGACAGGCCTAATGCGTGAAATGCAGGTCGTGGCCAACAACATCGCCAACTCTGCCACCACCGGCTACCGGCAGGAGGGGCTGATTTTTTCGGAGTTCATCCAGTCCACCCCGGGTCAATCGTCAATTTCGATGTCGCGGGCAAATATCCGCAACACATCGGCAGAGCAAGGCGCGCTGACACAGACCAACGGCACCTTTGACCTGGCCATCGAAGGCGATGGATACTTCAAGGTCGAGACCCCGATGGGCGAACGGCTGACCCGGGCTGGGGCCTTCTCACCAAATGCTGATGGTGACCTGGTCACCGCGGATGGCAACCGGGTGCTGGATGCGGGGGGCTCACCGGTGTTCGTCCCGGGCGACGCCGAGACCATTAATATCGCCCCCGACGGCACAATCAGCGCCGACGGCAACCCACTGGGCCAGATCGGATTGTTTATGCCAACGGAGCCGCACACCCTGGTGCGCGAAGATGGGGTGATGTTCCGGGTCGATGGTGACGTCGAAGAAACCGATCAGGCAAAAATCCTGCAAGGGTTTGTCGAAGGGTCCAACGTCAACGCAATTTCACAATTGGCACGGATGATCGAAATCCAGCGCGCCTATGAAATGGGTCAGAGTTTCCTTGAGACCGAAGATCAGCGCATCCGCAATGCCATCAAAAACCTAATCAAATAA
- a CDS encoding FlgB family protein, producing the protein MFTKLNVFKLANAMATHAGTRQALVSQNIANADTPGYHAKDIKPFSEVIDDNSQPGDMRASRSNHLNGSSGQGLDWTVRTSEDGRDPNNNSVSIETEILKGVEVKRQHDKALAIYKSSMNILRTSLGRN; encoded by the coding sequence ATGTTCACAAAGCTGAATGTCTTTAAACTAGCAAATGCTATGGCGACCCATGCCGGGACTCGTCAGGCGCTGGTGTCGCAGAATATCGCAAATGCCGATACGCCTGGGTACCACGCCAAAGACATCAAACCCTTTTCCGAAGTCATTGACGACAACAGCCAACCGGGTGACATGCGCGCCAGTCGAAGCAATCACCTGAACGGATCATCCGGTCAGGGGTTGGACTGGACTGTCCGCACCTCCGAGGACGGTCGCGATCCAAATAATAACTCAGTTTCGATCGAGACCGAAATCCTGAAAGGGGTCGAGGTAAAGCGTCAGCATGACAAGGCTCTCGCGATCTACAAATCGTCCATGAACATCCTGCGGACCAGCCTGGGTCGCAATTAA
- a CDS encoding flagellar biosynthetic protein FliQ → MMSEGQFYDTLRQAMWTAVISSTPILTVALVVGLSIGLFQALTSVQEMTLTFVPKLAAIMVVFWMTMGFMTQTMLAFFHGHIIPMIIGGS, encoded by the coding sequence ATGATGAGCGAAGGGCAATTCTACGACACTCTGCGTCAGGCCATGTGGACCGCCGTCATTTCGTCGACTCCCATCCTGACGGTGGCGCTGGTTGTCGGGTTGAGCATCGGCCTGTTTCAGGCTCTCACTTCGGTCCAGGAAATGACTCTGACATTTGTGCCTAAACTGGCTGCAATCATGGTCGTTTTCTGGATGACCATGGGCTTCATGACACAAACGATGCTGGCCTTTTTTCATGGCCATATCATCCCCATGATTATTGGAGGTTCGTAA
- the flgC gene encoding flagellar basal body rod protein FlgC, with the protein MSEFSNALSASSSGLKAQATRLRHVSENISNADTPGYRRKTVPFEAVRDMNRDVETVEVGRVHLDRTDLAQVYDPSHPLANESGHYEGSNVNLMIEIADAREAQRSYEANLKMFDQTRQMSASLMELLRR; encoded by the coding sequence ATGAGTGAATTTTCCAATGCATTATCCGCTTCGTCCAGCGGACTAAAGGCCCAGGCCACCCGGTTGCGCCACGTGTCCGAGAACATCTCGAACGCAGACACACCCGGTTATCGTCGCAAGACAGTCCCGTTTGAGGCCGTGCGCGACATGAACAGAGACGTTGAAACCGTCGAGGTGGGGCGGGTCCACCTGGACCGCACTGACCTGGCGCAGGTTTATGATCCGTCGCACCCGCTGGCCAATGAAAGTGGCCACTATGAGGGGTCAAACGTCAACCTGATGATTGAGATCGCTGACGCCCGTGAGGCCCAGCGCAGCTATGAAGCTAACCTGAAAATGTTCGATCAGACGCGGCAAATGTCCGCCTCTCTGATGGAATTACTACGCCGATAA